The genomic interval GCTGGACAACTTGTGGTTTGGTTTCCGCAGAATTGAGCTTCAGCAAATGCCTCTGCCTTCTTTTCAGATATCTGAAGCACAAAACACAGAAATTTAACACAGTAGTTACGAACTTGTATCAGTTTCCTACTTTTAGACTGATAAGTATTGAACAAAAGTATCATACCGAATTTCGGCCAAAAGGATGCCTCTCCTCTGCTGTGCAGCTTgcagtttcttcttcttagtTACGACCTCCTAAAATACAAACAACCATTTGTGAATGGATACCTTTTCTAAGGTTCTCAAAGCTTGCAACTTACTTGGCCTTGTTCCAACTAAAGATATATGGAGAATCAAAATTCTAGTGTCTTCCTTTTTAATTCAAGGTGTTTGGTTTTAAATTCACAATTGAAAAATCTAGAATTCAGAAAATTGGACAAGTCCTCAGTTAACCCTCTCACACAACCAAGTCTTATATTGAGGTTGGTTTTTCTTCTGTCAATTACAATTCAGAATGCTATGCCTTGCTTTCTCCAAGACTAACACTACCTAAATTACGAGAATTATAATAACAGGGTTGCGAAAAGTCTTTGACAATAATAAGAGCATGATAAAACACCTGAATCAAAAGCGCAACGCAAAAACCCAATACCTTTTGGAGGTCAAGGTGATGTTGCAAAAGTGTGTGATGTCTGAATTGAAGCTTAGCTCGGTCGTCAACAACAGGGTGAGCCTCGGAGGTGGTCTTAGAATTAACAGCCACCCTTTTCATTCCAGCAGAAAGAAACAAGTCCCGATGGCCTTGGTTTTATATAGCAGCAAGCAAAATACAAGTCTGAATCCAATTAGGATAGGATATGACTAtatgagagagaagagaagaaaccTAAAAGGAAACAAGGAATAATAtagatggtggtggtggaggtgtATGAAGCTGGGAGAGGGAAGGTGAGAAGGCGAAAAGGTCCATCAAGGAAGCTGCTGGGA from Argentina anserina chromosome 2, drPotAnse1.1, whole genome shotgun sequence carries:
- the LOC126782803 gene encoding uncharacterized protein LOC126782803, which gives rise to MKRVAVNSKTTSEAHPVVDDRAKLQFRHHTLLQHHLDLQKEVVTKKKKLQAAQQRRGILLAEIRYLKRRQRHLLKLNSAETKPQVVQRHETSNTKLNKFSRRRNREAVLSKHSQVVHEEGEQLGRDPIVEEKSNSRLTNEKRVGKRKIDVQDEVAF